The Gossypium hirsutum isolate 1008001.06 chromosome D06, Gossypium_hirsutum_v2.1, whole genome shotgun sequence genome contains the following window.
CAAttacaaatttttaacaaaagaaattgctctttgatctaacatataaaaatatagaccCATTTTTTGAGTGGCGAAGATAAAATGTAATCCAAATTCTAATATAAATCACACTAAAATTTGAGTCTCAGCAGTAGAGCCATTTATTGGATATTCTGTTAGTTACCACTTTTAGTCCTCTATAAAGCCAGTGACGTAGATTGAGATAGCCTCCTCCCCTTGTATCCAAATCCAGGTAACATGGGTTCCTAGTTTTGTAATTGCAGGAGATAACAATGATTATTACATGGGGTCTCAACAACTGCAGAACAGTGTTGGATACTTGTATAGGTAGTTGGAACTTAGAGCTGGCAAGTAAAATAGCCCATCAGCCAATGTTCACATCCAAGGGACCCGGCAGGTTCGAAGTTGGTTGGACTCTTTAACATAAAAGCCAACCATGAAAGTAACATATTACTATTGTTGCTAAGCCTACAGTTTCAATTTTCAAGGAAAGATACCCCTGCAAAAATGGGTTCCTTTTTTGCTAGACACAGTTAATGCGTGGGACCATGATTTTGTAGTACAAAACAGTGAAATTCAGTGTTATATTGAAATTGTAACCTTGTCTATAGCGTTACAAGCAACTTAATCCACTGCCATACTTACCAACCAACCGCCATTACTCTCCTCAACACAAAGTCAAGCCAACACATGTGCTGAAAACCAAAATTTCAGACAAATTTCCTTTGTCTAGGTACTTATAGTTAGCTCAATTCTAAAGTACAAATTATAGAAAATATAGAGGGACTAATATAATAACTTAAAAGTTTTTTTATCACTAATTGACCATAGTGGTTCTACAATGCAGGCAAAGAGGAAGTATGAACAAGGGTTGAATCAAGTAGGTCATTCTATGGTCTCGGACTGCTTCCAGCACTGCTGTTAGAAACAGAACCGAAGGTAGTCTTTGTTAAGACTCCAGTGGGAGATGAGGCTAGCCGCTGCCCAGGACTATTGTTCCAATCATCGCATGTAATAAGGTTAAGTGCTGATGAGTTGGTGCTGTACAATACCTCACCAAGGGGGCCACCCATGGAATTCTCCCAAGAGATGGGTATCCAATTTGCTTGCTTATGGTTTGGTTCATTAATAACACTGCCTACACCTAGTCCCATGTGCATAGTGTCAAATTCACGAGATAATCTGAGAGGCGATGAAGACAGTTTTTCATTGCTGGGAGAAGAAGTTGAGGACATGAAATCAGAGGCAGCCATTGGTATTGATATGGAAAGTTGAGTCATGTCTGATTTAACATCAACTTCAGGCCAGGAAATGGTTGAACGATCGGACTGGCTTTTAGGCCAATCATCCATGAACTCTCGAAGGGAATGTTGGGATTCAGTTGCTTGACAAATAAGGTCTTGAGATGAACCAAAAGTTCTGCAGTTAATCAAGGAAGAGTCATTATGGGAAGGGTTAAGGAGTGAGTCGGAAAAAACAACTCCGAACTCATTTCTCAAGTTTTCTTCATACGTGATCAGTTGCTGCATTGGCATCAAGAAAGGGTTTTCTTTGGATTTTAGATCCAGTGTACTTTCATGTAATCTTTCACCCAAAGTTTCTTTGTTCACAAGCAACCTGCAAAACGACAACAATCATGGAATGAGATAAGTAAATTCTACAGTTACTATTAGTTATAAAGGAAAGCAGGTTATTTCTATCACCTATTAACAGGAGCTGTCACTGGCTGCAAATTCTTAAACTGCTGCTGAGCAACAGTAAGGCTGTTGGACTCGCTGCAGCCACTGATCGGCACTACCACTGATGCCAAAGCCGATGAGACAGTAGACATCACCTTGGTGGTAGTGGTGCTAGTGGCTCCAGCTGAATGGCCTGATTGACCTTCCACAGGCTTTCTTGAACGATGGCGGCCCCTATTCATGTGCCGCTCACAATACTTCTGGTCGGCAACTGCATCTCTCGAGCACCGCCATTTCTTTCCATCTGTTCTACGACACCGTCCGGGTTCAGGATCAGTGTTGTTCGAGAACCCAAGACGAAAAGCTCCCCATCCCACTATTAgaacataaaaaacaaaaatgaaaaatgaatgccAAAGCACTTTCCTGTTAGATAATTTGTATATGGTACAAATATTTAACTTTCTGCTTTAATTTATCTTGATAAAAACACATTGTTTATTATACTTTAAAAAGGCTGAGACAAGTTGCCCCAACCATTGTAGGGACCAAAACAAAAGTGGCAATGTgctaaagttgaaaattttaagtgGCATGATATTGATGCTTTTGTTTGAAACAGATTCTAAAGCAAGCAAGGCCTGTTTGGGGTACTGTCTCACTCAACTCAACATTTGGTAAATGTACTAGTAACCGGATTGTATTTTGACTCCTCTACttaaaatgggcaaattaatttttgcacattagatcaaaaagtaaactgGTCCTTCTAAAAATTTCACTCACTTTTGCTGTTAAAAACTAATTTTTGTACGACAGCATGAGGTATACATAGCATATCGCATGTCTAAGTCTTTGATTATTCTACAAACAGAAGAAATATTTAatagaaatgatcaatttgcaatttgatctaacatatagagATTAACTAACCCATTTTTTTAGGGgataaaatgcaatccaactcttAGTACTTATTAGCCAATAAGAGAGTAAAATTAAAGCATAATCTCGTTAACCGTGGAATGCAGGAAGAACACTGTTTGCTGCAACTTTAGCATCAACCATGGAAGTTTCATATAGACattttaaggtaaaaaaaaaaaaagaagtgggTTTTTTCTTGTTAGTCTAAGAAAAAACAACTTACATGTATTGGTTTTTAGGGGACCACCAGAAAAGCTAGAGAAATCAGTAGAACCAAGGGCTTTTCTTATAGGAATAAGAAGATTAGATggtataggctcatttgaatttATGTATTTGTAGATCAAAGCTTGGTGTTCAAGTTCCATCCATTGAGATGGTGTAAATGGTCCTCTGTCTCCTCCTAATAATACCCCATGCATGTTTTCACTATTGAATCCACCATTGTTGTAACCTTAAAAACATACAAAACCAAGACAAAAAGAGAAAAACAGATGAGGTTAAAAGAAGGCAAAGAAATTGAAGCCATAAAAAGGTTTgtaataaaaaggggaaaaaagggTTGTGGCAGTAACACAGAAACCATAACTTGTCTGCAACATTTAAGGTAGCTACAAGAATCATGGATCTGTTGTCTTTTGATACAACAACAaaacaaacacacacacacacatatagtCACTGTTTGATCATTACCAAAAGTGTTTCTCACCTAAAACAGGAAGTGATAAAATTTAAGAGGAAGAAAAAAATGGGAAACATAATGCATTGACAAGACATAAAAAACATTCCAAAACCATGGAATTAAACCATAGAACCAATAATAAAAACAAGTCCAATTCATACTACAAAACTcacaagcatgcctttaaaccAACAAATCACAGCCATTTTTTACAAAGTTAATGTCTTTCCTCCATGGCAACAATGTTAGAACCTTAACATTCCTTCACacccacacacacacacacacacacacacacatgtatATATACCTGTATTTCTAGTAGAGGCAGGTGATGTGAGGTGGAAGTAAGGGAAAGTGACATTTTGGGAGCTTTTATCCACTGAAAGAGCTCGGGATTTAGGTGCAGAAGAAAAGCTCAGCATTGCCTGAGAGGCTGAAACCCCATCAGAGAAGACAGAGGTAGTAGCATTAGCATTAGATCTCAATAAACTATTCTTGTCGTGAAGCAACAACGGCATTGCCTCGGAGGCTGAAACCCCCTCGGTTTTAGCCAGTTTTGAGCTCCCCCACAACAACACATCTTCATTATTACCAGGTCTCTCTTGCTTAAGGAACCCAGATCCGTACAACTTAGCCTTTGTCTCAGGATCTGAAACAAGGGATGAAGTAACTACAGTCTCTGAACCCACAAACCCCTCTAAACCCACCACTACACCCCCAATATCCATATAGAAAAACCCACCAAAGCTACACAAACTCTGCACTCAAGAAATCAAGCATTGGGTTATTAGCAGTACTAAAGAAAGGAGCTTGTGAAGGTACAAAAAGGATCATTTTTTTCTCTAAGTGTTTGGTTACTATGGCCTAAGCTTTTTAGCTCACACACAAACCAGACTTGCTGTTTGTTTATAATAAAGATTTGATATTTGAGAAAGAAATATTCAAATAATtggagagagagaagaagaaagtTAGTAGTTAATGCTACCACTTTcacatacatacacatataaataaatatatatacatgagtaaaaatattacaaattatattttatatcttttattttaaatttgcaaaACTTTTGGTTTTTTTAGTACTACTTTATCCATATCCTGGTTAGGTAATTGAAcaccataaaaatatatattaatgaaaATCGAAAATTTATTTGGTACATTGTTATTAAAACTCGTGAATCATAACCGATCAACTTATCatgtaattttaatatatttatattatagtcactccctaattcataaataggaggataatgcgtttcagcgcACTCCTCGAATCCACATTTTCCTATATTGATAATAATGtccataccaatcgagttaagattTAATCGACGAAAAAATAAATGTTGTCAACCAACAGACAAGATCCAAGTGGTGAATAGTGATGTTAATGTAAATTTACAATAAATAACCTGCTGAATTTAGGTAAATGCAATAAATAATGGTCATTTAAGACAGTATCCTTTGTGACAACTTcaataatttgtaataaatatGTATTCACTAATTATGGCTTGCATTATTAATCcaaacatgtttttttatttaaattggaatttatatttaaagggaaaaaaacagAACACTTTTTTAATTATAGCTTTGATAAATGGAAGTGAAACCTTTTTTAATTATTGGCCATGCATTCAATCTCATAATTAATCATAAATGTTGATGCCCTTTCTTAGAATTTTTATTGATGAACTTGAAAGAATTGTGAAAAAGTAAGGTTAAATTTGTCGTAGATTTAGTCTTTAtgctttaatttgattatttttaatttttatattttctgatttttaaaattttagtcttgaccaaTCGGTAACTACTAATTTCGTTAAGTTAAATTCtgttgttttcaaaaattgatgtggaaaaaatatatatgatcatATATGTAACGTCATGTtagtttgttattttcatatattacttaCAAAAAATGCAGTTAATGGATTTAACGGCTATCGTTTGCGTAGAGACTggaatttcaaatttgaaaaaaatatagggattaaaaATGATCCGATTGAAGAAcatggactaaatctataactttacaCATAATATAttactaatagtagaatttaaccaaacTGGTTTtaactactactactactacttgTTTAaggctaaaattttaaaatttaaaaagtacaggAGTAAATTTGACTAATTCAAAAAGTACGGCAattaaatttgatcaaattaatgTATAAAGACTAATTCCACAAGTTACACAAAGTGCAGTAACTAATAgcaaaaattaaccaaaaaaaatattgatactattcaacataaaataaaaatataataaaaatattttttttatatacaatataAGGGCTTCAAAACTTGAGGAACGATGAAGAGAAGGGAATGCGTTAATTGTTGGATTAGTATATGCAATTATACACAATAATTTTTGGGGTTAAAGTACCTAGAAGGTCCATGTATTATGGGATCTGGATCAAATTAGtcgtttttattattaaatggatgaatttagtctttatattattaaaaaggatGAAATAAGTTCAGTTTGTAACAAAGTTAATAtctaatgtataaaaaattttattttttttcaattgttgttacaaataaatttattcgcgtaaccataaaaactttaaaaatattaatttttctgaACAATAAATGATATTTCTTAAACCGTAGATGTTAGCGCTATTCCAATTTAgctttatttgattctttttaatagtatagagattaaattaatcTATTTGATAATAAATGGACTAATTCGATAAAGCCCCTATAATAAAAGGACTTCTAAAATACATACACCAAAATTTTGGATAGCATTCCAATAATAACATATTCATTATTATGATGTTAGGAGATTTGATGACTATAAGGAACATTCAtaaaattctttcaaaatttcgtctttcaaaatatgtttttttttttaaatttttttttgaataatctacGATTTTATTTGACACAATGCTTAGAATTGCCCATAATTCCtcttcaacccataaataggaagatattaCGCTTTAAGCATTTGAATTCACGTCTTTTACATTGATAACAATATCCGTACTAATCGAGTTAATACAGTAATTATAACCCAATTCAATTTgcagtttttaatttaataatctcAGAAACATTAATTTTCGTATACAATAGTCAAATTCACCCGTGAGAAGTATTTAAAGCAACATtcatatttttctaaataaaaacttTATGATTATGTAAATCACATATGGTGAAATCTTTCGAATTtatattattcataaatttaaatttaatttatgtatttttatctttaaaattttagttttttattttatttttttagtttcaaaatttaactattaacactgttaaaattattttattaaattttagttcattacaactttatttttttagttaataatcctaagtgagttttttttttaatttcaaaatgtcaaaacaacaaataaaaaaaaaactaacactGCTAGTAAttagacctgaattttgaaatctgaaaagtaaagagactaaatttttgaaaataaaagtatatgagctaaattttaaatttgtaaagagtatagggacttatgaaatattttaacatttataaaacCACATCTTTCACTATATTAatcaatcaaaaataaaaaaaatttatatcgattaatttaaatttaaatctattcaacttgatttaatcataaaaaatacaacaatatGAACTTGTCCAACTTAAATCCAAAATAACTCAAATTTGTAATGATCTAAAAAGTAGTTCAAAATAACTTGAATGGGAGGTGACCTAATCGGAAAAACTCAACAAGTAACCCTAAATGACTCGTACTCAAAATTATTCAAACcgaaaacaactcaacttcaaaATAACTCGAAAGTTTTGAAATTTCTATTTAACTAATCTAgattaatttaatccaaaaccaATTTAAGGTGAAGAACTATTAGTTGGCattctttcaaaagaaaaaaagtataGATCACttaaataagtttttatttatttatttataaaatggtttgaaattgttatttaataatagaagtatatatatttttttaaattaaaaaatttaaattgtaattcAAATTCTTTTAGATATCCAAAATTTAAACTCGAAATGTTTCAACTCTTATGTAgctgtttttttcttttgtcttaAATCTTTTTTGTATACGACAATTATATTGAAATCCCGATTAAATTTGGAATCGAGTCGATttaactttaaataaaaaaataaaatattttttaataataatttatttattcatcaaaatatAAACCTAAAACATAAGTGGATAACAGGCATGCATGTTGTTTGAAAAGTGCATGTCTAATACTTAAAAAGGTCCCATGATGAGCTGCCCTTGAAACTGAAAAGGAAAcatcccttcaatttccattaatTGTCTTAAAGTCTAAACAACAATGACATTGATGTGATTTATAACATACCCAAATGgcaagtatattttaaaaaatcaattatggCCGAAAAGGATAATTAATGTCAAGTTTccaaataaaaagcaaaaataaGTTCAGACCAAAGGGCGCAAAAATATGtgtattaatgttatgtttggGGGGAAAAGGACACTATGCTTATATGTGGGTGTAAACCTACTTAATTTACATGTtaggtttttgatgatttttattcGGGTTTAATTAGAATGATTgtattttttagtgaaatttatAATCGAACCAactgattttaatatttattttaaatatatgtaataatttAAACTAATAGAATCcgattattttaacttaatttgacTCAATTataataagtaatttaaaataaaataagttccTTAATTGACTTAACCAACTGATGCTAAGTTTGTTCAATTCGACCGGCTAGGACCTATGTCGTTCAATTAATTGAATAGATTTGAAACTAGTTGATTAATTCAGTTGATACATGAAAACCAACTTTATTGACCTAAGAAACTGTCCATGCCAGTTACATGGTCCAAATTGAACACTAATTGTAACTTTATTTGTATTTGGATTACTGCGTAACTTGCCATATATGTGTTAGGCATCTTTTTACCAAAAAGATTTAAACCATTTAAAGCATACAGAAGAAAATCAAGTCAAGTAATGACTCTTTAAAAACTTCCAATATGCTCAAGTTTCTTTAATTGAAGAGATTCAGTAGTTCTAAAAGATTATTCCTTGAAGATCTTAGTTATTTTATTCCATATTGAAGACCTAGTACAATTCAAGAAGATTGAAGTTCACGCTAtttatagttttgacaagccaagACTGTTTAAAAGGGTTGTTCGTTGTTTTTGGTATGACATTGAAAGTACTTATCTTATTCATTGTGAGGAATTTATTTTAGTGTCTTGTTGTTGTAAGTAAATTGTTCTCTTATTCGATTGTAATTTAGGGGAAAGACTTAGTGGAGAAAGTGATCTGGTTAATGTATAAAAGTGAGGTTGCAACATGCTGAATGAGATGAACTTAAATCACATTTTGTACTCAAGATTTATAGTGGATTACTCTGTAGGCAAGGCTCCAAAAACGTAGAAAGTTTTCAAACAGTGTAACCAAATTTTTTATCCATATTAGGTTTTTACTTTTTTAGTTAATAAAGCCAATTGCAACTAAACGTGCATCTAGAAGGCAAAATTAAAAAACTCTATTTGGCATCAGAGCTAGTCACTTGACGAATTAAGTGATCATGTTATTGATTTGCTGGAAAGATGGATGGTACATCAATCTCGAGATCCCCTATGTTGGATGACACAAATTATGCCTACTAAAAGGCAATGATGAGAAAATTTATTAAGTCCATGCATGAGAGAACTTGACACTTAATACTAATTGGTGGGGAGCCTCCAACAGTTGATGTGGATGGTGTAAAAACTCTAAACCTTGAAGTGTGACACCCTACACTTAACTCAGACACCAATCGAATGCAAGAAGCTACATTTGTCACTAAAGCAACTCAGACAAACACTTATCATCGAAGCTAAAGATAAAACCAATATGACCAACATAATTTAAGTATGTTATGaatgtaaattcacatatattactCTGGGGTGAGACACAGAGCCAGGTTACGAATCACGGGTCAAACTAGCAAAAAGTAAGGATATGTCTCAAAACAGTGAAGCCATGTCTTAAGACATGCCTCATCTGTTTCATGATTTTAGCTTTGAAGTTTGAAGTCCCAAGACAATGGAaccatgtctcgagacatgtaCCCAAAAAAGCAAGAAATTCAAGTTTTTGTTCTTGAGGTCTAGAGACATGTTTTTGATGTCTCGAGACACATGTCCGAAAATGCAGAAAACAACATTGCAAGTAATGCAATTGTGACCCTAAATGCACCTAAACATGCCTTAGCCTGTCAGGTTGCCCTTTCCATCCATCCTCAAATAGAgaaaattatttgttttgatATATGGTAGTTCTTACTGCATTAGTAATATATATTTAGATTTGTCAACTGGACGAGTCAGATTGATTTTGGATTAGATTAATTTGGGTTTAAAATTTTCGaatattttagaaattgaatcaTTTCAAATTCgtatcattttgaatttatttcaatctCTAACAGGGACTCAACTAACGCGACTCAAACTCAAATCACACCTGAAACAATAAACATCCTGACCATTAAACCAACACACgagatttaatatattttatgaatttgtactatataaataataaatcataaataCCCATATGTACGTTAGCAACTTTGTGAAAGATTTTCTATAAATAGGACGTTGAAACATCGTATCAAAATGGGCCATGTTACAgcatattgtataaaaaattttgcttaaaattaaagtaaaaacaaaaaatttccgTTGGCTAATTAATTGCCTGCAAAAAAAAATAGAGGAATTGGAAGTGGGCAAAAGTTTTGATGTTGGCATTTGAGAGGTTCGCCTCCCTCATTGACGACACAGataccatttatttattttctgttctaATAGGATTTTTTGTCCcacttaattttaattcaaattttgattttatagtttgtagaattatattatataatcttaTAATTAATATCTCtaaattatgatatttattttaaattgatcttcAAATTTCAAAACGTTTTAATTACATCATCAAATTATCGATATTATATCGATCAAGTTCTTCTATTAAATGACATGTAACATCTTacgtgacataatttaaaataaaaagtaaaaaaaaaaagtaaaatgttgccgtataacttttaaaattaaaactacaAATAAAGCAAAATCGAAAGAAAAAGATAATGAATAGTAGTTTTTGCACCAACTTCAAAAacctcaaaattaatatttttataatatccaTTTTTTATAATActcgttttttttttaattttcattttaatttatgtcACATAAGATTTGATGTATCGTTTAACAgttaaattaacgattttagCAACGAAATGAtcttattgatataacattaatagtttGAAAAAGTAATTCAGATGTTTTAAAGTTAGAAGACCGGTTTATAATAAGAATCATGATTTGATggttgaagaaaaagaagaagaagcaaaaggAGGTGATGGACTTTGAAGTGAATGTATTATCAGTAATAAAGGTCTTAATCATGGCAGCTTGACGATCTTCGGAATCTCGAACATGGGTTATAcgaatgttaaaatatgtcataagtctttatactattcataaatttagaatttaatcatcatatttttatttttaggaatttagtccctttacttttcagtTTCCAAAATTCAGGTCCAATTGTTTACACTGGTAAAGTTATTTTGTAAAATTCAGGTTCATTATAACGTCATTTTTTTAGTGACATTGCTATCAAGtgagcttattattattatttcaaaatatcacaccaacAAATGCAATAAAAAAAATAGCAATGCTAACAAttagatctaaattttaaaatttaaaaagtaaaagggactaaattattaaaaataaaaatacaaaaactaaattctAATTTTGTGAAGGGTACAAAGAGATGTAGCATATTTAAACCTTATATGAAGTACCATTGTCTATCACCGAATCTAAGCATTTTATAAAGAGAGTTTCTTTGTGGAGAAAAAAAATAAtccttttatgtatttttttgaattttttaaataattatacatttttattgttttaaagttttttttgaaaattattatgaattttttaattttttgtaattaataacAAATTGAGACGATGTGTAAACAttaatgattattttttttagaattaacaCTAAGTTGACATAAACTGTAAATATTAAAGGCTAAATTCATTATTGCCCTAATTAGAAAACAACAATGTCATTCTTCTTTTAGTTATTTAACTATTTAGTGACCAAAACCCATAATTGTAActatttgaaattgaattatcaaaataaaaatgtatgACTAGTTGAGCGATCACTGATGTACTTTaccctaatttatattatatcattGCATTTTCACGTAATGGGCAAAAGTACTATGGAGTTTCTTATATTAGAAGtaggattgcattttgccccttctACTTGAAAATTGGACAAATTAGTCtatgtacattagattaaagagtaaactagccattttattaaaaacttcATCCATTTCTACCGTTAAAACCGGTATTTGTGCATCATAATGAGGTATATGTGACATATTCTGATTATTCTGTCAgtaaaaatgaataatttttttaaaaaaataatcaacttgCTCGTTAATCTAACGTATACAGATTAATTTACCAAATCTTTAAGTAAAAAAAGACAAACTCCTAATACAAATATTTCCATAATACTTTGACGTAAAATTTCATACCAAACTTTTCATTTAAGAAAAAGAAACGTACGAAATTGCAAAAGGGTCCACAAACACTGATATTTGTGTCCTTATTGCGAGTTACCATCACTGCCTCCTGGATTTGAGCtgtatattcatatttttttctttcattttgttttttttttggaaataattttaaaatttttattataatttcatttttgtcattGGTTGGGAGGGAAACCTATTTACaaccaattttaaatttattttgtttttctctttataGTGTATATCATTGTCAAATCCTTAAAAGCAACATGCTTGTGTAGATTTTTTCTTgctgtataaatatatataaatgaacgCAAATAAATGGCCTCCTCAAGAATTCGACCATGAACAGTCCAACTCAATAATAATATGACTAAAACCCAACTCGCGGGCCATCTTAAGAGTATCAACAATTAATGGCTAAGGCCTCGGTGGAAGAAGCACCGAAGGCACACACCAGCTCGTGCGCATACCCGCGCGCACCATCTCTTCTGAGTCTCGAACAATCGCACCAAAATGCTACCAGTCGCTCGCTAGCTCTCCAAGTTGCGTCAACGTTAATCTTCAATTGCCTGTCACACGAAGGCTCTTATCAAACAACTCTCGACCTTTTAGGAGGTAAGGGTTCATAAAAGATGTTATGGACCCTAAAGTCATGATGAAGAGTCCTAGCTAATTAATAAGAGTGTTCTACGTACTTCTAATTAAGTTCTATTTCTAGATAACTAGGTTAAATTTAACAATAGAATCTGATTAGTgacataatataaataattataattttttaaacaataaaattaaaattaatttaaaacaaatttttaaaaaaatgaattttgaaaacataataattaatatagtattttaaaaattttataatacataGTATTGGACTACAATGTTTTTACAGTATGTAcagttattatttaaaaattaaaaacttttaaagataaaataatttacatgaaagaatatgtttaaatttattttaatataattaattgaatttgtatAAGAACATTATGTTGTAAGCATGAGAGATTGAGTTTAATCTCAAATAACCGATTCCTCTcccccaattatcaaaacaatataatttatttatttttaaaaaatatataaaataattttatacatttc
Protein-coding sequences here:
- the LOC107938334 gene encoding growth-regulating factor 1 isoform X1; the encoded protein is MDIGGVVVGLEGFVGSETVVTSSLVSDPETKAKLYGSGFLKQERPGNNEDVLLWGSSKLAKTEGVSASEAMPLLLHDKNSLLRSNANATTSVFSDGVSASQAMLSFSSAPKSRALSVDKSSQNVTFPYFHLTSPASTRNTGYNNGGFNSENMHGVLLGGDRGPFTPSQWMELEHQALIYKYINSNEPIPSNLLIPIRKALGSTDFSSFSGGPLKTNTLGWGAFRLGFSNNTDPEPGRCRRTDGKKWRCSRDAVADQKYCERHMNRGRHRSRKPVEGQSGHSAGATSTTTTKVMSTVSSALASVVVPISGCSESNSLTVAQQQFKNLQPVTAPVNRLLVNKETLGERLHESTLDLKSKENPFLMPMQQLITYEENLRNEFGVVFSDSLLNPSHNDSSLINCRTFGSSQDLICQATESQHSLREFMDDWPKSQSDRSTISWPEVDVKSDMTQLSISIPMAASDFMSSTSSPSNEKLSSSPLRLSREFDTMHMGLGVGSVINEPNHKQANWIPISWENSMGGPLGEVLYSTNSSALNLITCDDWNNSPGQRLASSPTGVLTKTTFGSVSNSSAGSSPRP
- the LOC107938334 gene encoding growth-regulating factor 1 isoform X2, which encodes MDIGGVVVGLEGFVGSETVVTSSLVSDPETKAKLYGSGFLKQERPGNNEDVLLWGSSKLAKTEGVSASEAMPLLLHDKNSLLRSNANATTSVFSDGVSASQAMLSFSSAPKSRALSVDKSSQNVTFPYFHLTSPASTRNTGYNNGGFNSENMHGVLLGGDRGPFTPSQWMELEHQALIYKYINSNEPIPSNLLIPIRKALGSTDFSSFSGGPLKTNTLGWGAFRLGFSNNTDPEPGRCRRTDGKKWRCSRDAVADQKYCERHMNRGRHRSRKPVEGQSGHSAGATSTTTTKVMSTVSSALASVVVPISGCSESNSLTVAQQQFKNLQPVTAPVNRLLVNKETLGERLHESTLDLKSKENPFLMPMQQLITTFGSSQDLICQATESQHSLREFMDDWPKSQSDRSTISWPEVDVKSDMTQLSISIPMAASDFMSSTSSPSNEKLSSSPLRLSREFDTMHMGLGVGSVINEPNHKQANWIPISWENSMGGPLGEVLYSTNSSALNLITCDDWNNSPGQRLASSPTGVLTKTTFGSVSNSSAGSSPRP